A section of the Pochonia chlamydosporia 170 chromosome 2, whole genome shotgun sequence genome encodes:
- a CDS encoding polyadenylation factor subunit 2 (similar to Coccidioides immitis RS XP_001247088.1), with translation MAYEPRGEHRGGGDQDGSFVKVRGRRPVTDYSSTVTHWLRNRVPNYKGSYDGEAERPSASYIVDMLPPAARPTNAADTIPTKHLHSSLNKIKHPINVVRWTPEGRRLLTASTSGEFTLWNGTGFNFETIMQAHDSAIRALEYSHSDDWLISGDHDGLIKYWQPNFNNVQSINAHSDPIRDLAFSPNDAKFVSASDDSTLKIFDFALGQMESKLEGHGWDAKSVDWHPTKGLLVSGSKDHLVKLWDPRTTRCLTTLHGHKSTITKVMFERVRGACLATSARDQTARVFDLRMMRDICLLKGHEKDISTLTFHPVHANLLTTGGMDGSLFHYLLDSPNPPAGQPLTVAPYDSMDPTTTPAQSVWPMHRVPFAHDYAIWSLDWHPLGHVLASGSNDRITRFWTRARPGDADVLQDRYHIGEAAAEAQGTWDRRGNRRQRQEEEQQEMEDEMDALVDQDAPKLPAPPGLPGIPGLPLGGGSGPPGLTAGLPPPPPLNMGANMNGPPPPPFPLPGLNGAPPPPLPGLDPNHPPDPAQLLELMKKAGVPLPPPGALPPGLIPPMGNVPPPGNFPFPVPPPPLHADDDKDSRRRAPLPSQEESLRQEQRQGKYTRAR, from the exons ATGGCTTACGAGCCACGTGGTGAGCATCGGGGAGGCGGCGACCAAGATGGCTCATTTGTGAAGGTTCGGGGTCGAA GACCTGTTACCGATTACAGCTCCACAGTCACACACTGGCTGCGGAATAGAGTCCCCAACTACAAGGGCTCATATGATGGCGAAGCTGAACGGCCAAGCGCGAGCTACATCGTGGAT ATGCTTCCACCTGCTGCACGGCCAACAAATGCCGCGGACACAATACCCACCAAACATCTCCATTCGTCACTAAACAAGATCAAGCATCCCATCAATGTCGTTCGATGGACCCCAGAAGGCCGCAGATTATTAACAGCCTCGACAAGCGGCGAGTTCACCCTCTGGAATGGCACGGGGTTCAACTTTGAAACCATCATGCAGGCTCATGACTCTGCAATTCGGGCTTTAGAGTATTCCCACAGCGATGACTGGTTGATATCCGGCGACCACGACGGTCTCATCAAGTACTGGCAACCAAACTTCAACAATGTCCAAAGCATAAACGCGCACTCAGATCCAATTCGAGACCTGGCATTCAGCCCCAACGACGCCAAGTTCGTCAGTGCCTCTGACGATTCAACGCTCAAGATTTTCGACTTTGCCCTCGGTCAGATGGAATCAAAGCTCGAAGGACACGGCTGGGATGCCAAGAGCGTGGACTGGCACCCCACCAAGGGGTTGCTGGTATCCGGATCAAAAGACCacttggtgaagctgtggGATCCCCGGACAACTCGCTGCCTCACCACTCTCCACGGACACAAAAGCACAATCACTAAAGTCATGTTTGAGCGAGTCCGCGGAGCCTGCCTCGCCACATCCGCACGCGACCAGACCGCGCGTGTGTTCGACCTCCGAATGATGCGAGATATCTGCCTCCTCAAGGGCCACGAAAAGGACATCTCGACACTGACCTTCCACCCCGTCCACGCCAACCTCCTCACCACAGGAGGAATGGACGGCTCCCTCTTCCACTACCTCCTTGACTCTCCCAACCCACCCGCCGGTCAACCCCTGACCGTCGCCCCCTACGACAGCATGGATCCGACTACCACACCAGCCCAGTCCGTCTGGCCGATGCACAGAGTCCCCTTTGCGCACGACTACGCCATCTGGTCGCTGGACTGGCACCCGCTCGGCCACGTCCTCGCATCCGGCTCCAACGACCGCATCACACGCTTCTGGACGCGCGCAAGACCAGGCGACGCAGACGTCCTCCAGGACAGATACCATATTGGCGAAGCCGCCGCCGAAGCCCAAGGCACATGGGACCGTCGCGGAAACCGTCGCCAgcgtcaagaagaagaacagcAAGAAATGGAAGATGAAATGGACGCCCTGGTCGACCAAGACGCGCCTAAACTCCCCGCGCCGCCTGGCCTCCCTGGTATTCCTGGCCTTCCTCTCGGCGGTGGCTCAGGACCACCCGGTCTCACGGCAGgcctccctcctcctccgccccTCAACATGGGAGCAAACATGAACGgtcctccgccgcctcccttCCCATTACCAGGACTAAACggcgctcctcctccacctctACCGGGCCTGGATCCCAACCATCCCCCTGACCCGGCGCAGCTGCTCGAactgatgaagaaggcgggCGTGCCGCTCCCACCACCTGGTGCTTTACCGCCCGGCCTCATCCCACCGATGGGAAACGT